From the genome of Pukyongia salina, one region includes:
- a CDS encoding LysE family translocator has product MIEALYLFSLATVALAISPGPDNIYVLTQSLTNGAKSGIATTAGLISGCIVHTTLLAFGVSVIITTSPILFYTIKIFGACYLLYLGWKVYRSDHRLALDAKAPKKTYRELFIQGVIMNLVNPKVLIFFLAFFPAFLWDESGNTVIQFYILGLTFMFISFLVFSSIALLAGGISSYLLTHKNTGFVLKWLQILVFTGIAVYILLPEK; this is encoded by the coding sequence ATGATCGAAGCGCTCTACCTTTTCTCTTTGGCAACCGTAGCGCTTGCTATTTCTCCCGGACCCGATAATATTTATGTCCTTACACAATCCCTCACAAATGGTGCCAAGAGTGGAATTGCTACAACAGCAGGTTTAATTAGTGGATGTATTGTACATACTACCCTTTTGGCATTTGGTGTATCTGTGATTATCACAACTTCCCCCATATTGTTTTATACCATAAAGATCTTTGGGGCTTGTTACTTGTTATATCTGGGATGGAAAGTTTACAGAAGTGATCACCGGCTTGCATTAGACGCGAAAGCTCCTAAAAAAACGTATCGCGAATTATTTATCCAAGGAGTGATCATGAACCTGGTCAACCCAAAAGTGCTCATATTCTTTCTAGCTTTTTTTCCGGCTTTTCTATGGGACGAATCCGGTAATACGGTGATTCAGTTTTATATTCTCGGACTCACATTTATGTTCATTTCTTTTCTGGTATTTAGTAGTATTGCATTATTGGCCGGTGGGATCTCCTCGTATTTACTCACTCATAAGAATACCGGATTTGTGTTGAAATGGCTACAAATACTGGTTTTTACAGGTATTGCGGTATATATTTTACTACCGGAAAAATAG
- a CDS encoding hydroxymethylglutaryl-CoA lyase — protein sequence MQQVKLIECPRDAMQGIKDWIPTENKIQYIQSLLRCGFDTIDFGSFVSPKAIPQMVDTADVLASLDLSTTESKLLAIVANVRGAEDAVQYEQIDYLGYPFSISENFQMRNTHKTIAQSIEVLKQILELAKDQGKQVVTYLSMGFGNPYGDPWNVDIVGDWAYRMAELGVETLSLSDTVGTSTAEVIDYLYSNLIPKYPEIEFGAHLHTIPDRWHEKIHAAFEAGCRRFDGAIQGFGGCPMAKDELTGNMPTEKMLSYFTANKVDTNINTMSFESAHNEATKIFSKYH from the coding sequence ATGCAACAGGTGAAACTTATCGAATGTCCACGGGATGCTATGCAAGGCATAAAAGATTGGATTCCCACCGAGAATAAGATACAATACATTCAAAGTTTATTGCGCTGTGGATTCGATACCATCGACTTCGGAAGTTTTGTTTCTCCCAAGGCTATCCCACAAATGGTGGATACCGCCGATGTTTTGGCGAGCCTGGATCTATCCACAACCGAAAGTAAATTACTGGCAATTGTGGCTAATGTAAGAGGGGCAGAGGACGCGGTACAATACGAACAAATAGATTATCTGGGTTACCCTTTTTCAATTTCCGAGAATTTCCAAATGCGGAATACGCATAAGACCATTGCCCAATCCATCGAAGTATTAAAGCAGATCCTGGAATTGGCGAAAGACCAAGGAAAACAAGTGGTCACCTATTTATCCATGGGCTTTGGTAATCCGTACGGAGATCCCTGGAACGTGGATATTGTGGGAGACTGGGCCTATAGAATGGCCGAATTGGGAGTGGAAACCTTATCTCTAAGTGATACGGTAGGAACATCTACTGCCGAGGTTATAGATTACTTGTACTCTAATCTCATACCCAAGTATCCTGAGATCGAGTTTGGGGCGCATTTACATACCATCCCAGATCGTTGGCACGAAAAGATACATGCGGCTTTCGAAGCTGGTTGCAGGCGTTTTGATGGTGCTATACAGGGATTTGGTGGTTGCCCGATGGCGAAGGATGAGCTAACAGGAAATATGCCTACAGAAAAAATGCTGAGTTACTTCACAGCCAATAAGGTAGATACCAATATCAACACTATGTCTTTTGAAAGTGCCCATAACGAGGCTACTAAAATATTCTCAAAATATCACTAA